In the genome of Streptomyces sp. NBC_00190, one region contains:
- the folB gene encoding dihydroneopterin aldolase, with protein MDRVALRGLKARGHHGVFPREREEGQTFIVDLVLHLDTRPAAAGDDLAKTVHYGVVAEEVVDVVQGEPVDLIETLAERIAQQCLKHEAVAQVEVVVHKPDAPITVPFDDVTITITRSRA; from the coding sequence GTGGATCGTGTCGCGCTGCGCGGCCTCAAGGCTCGCGGGCACCACGGCGTCTTTCCCCGGGAACGCGAAGAAGGCCAGACCTTCATCGTCGACCTGGTGCTGCACCTCGACACCCGGCCCGCCGCGGCCGGAGACGACCTGGCGAAGACCGTGCACTACGGGGTCGTCGCCGAGGAGGTCGTCGACGTGGTGCAGGGAGAGCCCGTCGACCTGATCGAGACCCTCGCCGAGCGGATCGCCCAGCAGTGCCTCAAGCACGAGGCGGTCGCACAGGTGGAGGTCGTCGTCCACAAGCCGGACGCGCCCATCACCGTCCCCTTCGACGACGTGACCATCACGATCACCCGGAGCCGCGCA
- a CDS encoding nuclear transport factor 2 family protein, which produces MSRTDIEAVEEVNTAFYEAMERGDFDALSALWLDDEISCVHPGWPVLSGRGEVLRSYALIMSHTDYIQFFLTDTKVAVIGDTALVTCTENILSGGPAEDGGELGPLVGQLVVATNVFRRTSEGWRLWSHHGSPVLTESDEDEEEDAS; this is translated from the coding sequence GTGAGCAGAACCGACATCGAAGCGGTCGAAGAGGTCAACACGGCCTTCTACGAGGCCATGGAGCGGGGGGACTTCGACGCACTGTCGGCGCTCTGGCTCGATGACGAGATCTCCTGCGTGCACCCGGGCTGGCCGGTGCTCTCCGGCCGCGGCGAGGTGCTGCGCTCCTACGCGCTGATCATGTCCCACACGGACTACATCCAGTTCTTCCTCACCGACACCAAAGTCGCCGTCATCGGCGACACCGCACTGGTGACCTGTACGGAGAACATCCTCAGCGGCGGCCCCGCCGAGGACGGCGGGGAACTCGGCCCGCTGGTCGGTCAGCTGGTCGTCGCCACAAATGTGTTCCGACGCACATCCGAGGGCTGGCGGCTCTGGTCCCACCACGGTTCTCCCGTGCTCACGGAGTCCGACGAGGACGAGGAGGAGGACGCCTCCTGA
- the folP gene encoding dihydropteroate synthase yields the protein MNTKRGATGRGRVAGLPEWDRCAVMGVVNVTPDSFSDGGRWFDTTAAVKRGLDLVVQGADLVDVGGESTRPGATRVDEEEELRRVVPVVRGLASEGVAVSVDTMRASVAAQAVAAGAVLVNDVSGGLADPGMIPAVAAAEVPFVVMHWRGFSDGMNSLAVYDDVLAEVTSELRTRIDAVVAGGIAPERLLVDPGLGFAKNAEHDLALVAHLPELRALGFPLLVAASRKRFLGRVLAGAADAAPPPARERDAATAAVSAIAAHHGAWAVRVHEVRATADAVRVARAVEGAL from the coding sequence ATGAACACGAAGCGCGGAGCCACCGGCAGGGGCCGGGTCGCAGGTCTGCCCGAGTGGGACCGCTGCGCGGTCATGGGCGTCGTCAACGTCACCCCGGACTCCTTCTCCGACGGCGGTCGCTGGTTCGACACCACCGCGGCCGTCAAGCGCGGCCTCGACCTCGTCGTCCAGGGCGCCGACCTCGTCGACGTCGGCGGCGAGTCCACCCGGCCGGGCGCCACCCGCGTCGACGAGGAGGAAGAGCTGCGCCGGGTCGTCCCCGTCGTGCGCGGCCTCGCCTCCGAAGGCGTCGCCGTCTCCGTCGACACCATGCGCGCGAGCGTCGCCGCGCAGGCCGTCGCCGCCGGCGCTGTCCTGGTCAACGACGTCAGCGGCGGGCTCGCCGACCCCGGGATGATCCCGGCCGTCGCGGCCGCCGAGGTGCCGTTCGTGGTGATGCACTGGCGCGGCTTCAGCGACGGCATGAACAGCCTCGCCGTCTACGACGACGTACTCGCCGAGGTCACCTCCGAGCTCCGGACCCGGATCGACGCCGTCGTGGCCGGCGGGATCGCCCCCGAGCGGCTCCTCGTCGACCCGGGCCTCGGCTTCGCGAAGAACGCCGAACACGACCTGGCCCTCGTCGCCCACCTGCCCGAACTGCGTGCCCTCGGCTTCCCGCTGCTGGTCGCCGCCTCGCGCAAGCGCTTCCTCGGCCGGGTCCTGGCCGGCGCCGCCGACGCCGCGCCGCCGCCCGCCCGCGAGCGCGACGCCGCCACCGCCGCCGTCTCCGCCATCGCCGCCCACCACGGTGCCTGGGCCGTACGGGTCCACGAGGTACGGGCGACCGCGGACGCGGTTCGGGTGGCCCGCGCCGTGGAAGGAGCGCTGTGA
- a CDS encoding phosphatidylglycerol lysyltransferase domain-containing protein — protein MSSRIDGDKSGQVPSGVRRILRGPRPESVPGLVGTAVMIVGLLDVAAGVFPRFRHSRIHAVAEVLPVFGPFAAALAISAGVLLLLLAHGLKRRKRRAWRSAVVLLPAGAAAQFAYRHSIIGVVIAAALFALLLRHQGEFKALPDPRSRWKALANFVLMSAGSIGLGLVIVNVHPGRVVGNPSLYEQITHVVYGLFGFEGPVDYAGQVSWTVGYSLGALGMLTALTTMYLAFRPEHPAARLTADDEGKLRELLAKHGGRDSLGHFALRRDKAVVFSPSGKAAVTYRVVSGVMLASGDPIGDVEAWPGAIERFMEEAKAHSWTPAVVGCSETGGEVWTRETGLDALELGDEAIVDVKDFSLSGRPMRNVRQMVKRIERNGYTTKVRRVSELTEEELEQVRGAAEAWRGTDTERGFSMALGRVGDEGDGDCFIATAHRVEEGDTSPFGDLKAIQHFVPWGKDGMSLEMMRRDRAADPGMNELLIVASLQQAPDLGIEKVSLNFAMFRAALARGEKIGAGPVLRMWRGLLVFLSRWFQIESLYKFNEKFRPRWEPRFMVYRTTRDLPRIGFAVMQAEGFVTLALPRLFASRRGPKPVRTCAHNHAPAKVPAQAEREVQAA, from the coding sequence ATGTCTAGCAGGATAGATGGCGATAAGTCGGGACAGGTTCCGAGCGGGGTACGCCGAATCCTCCGTGGCCCACGGCCGGAGTCGGTGCCCGGCCTGGTAGGTACGGCCGTCATGATCGTCGGCCTTCTGGACGTCGCGGCGGGAGTCTTCCCGCGGTTCCGTCACAGCCGGATCCACGCGGTGGCCGAGGTGTTGCCCGTGTTCGGCCCCTTCGCCGCGGCCCTCGCCATCAGCGCGGGCGTACTGCTCCTGCTGCTCGCGCACGGCCTCAAGCGCCGCAAGCGCCGGGCCTGGAGGTCGGCGGTCGTACTGCTGCCGGCCGGCGCCGCGGCGCAGTTCGCGTACCGGCACTCGATCATCGGCGTGGTCATCGCGGCGGCGCTCTTCGCGCTGCTGCTGCGCCACCAGGGTGAATTCAAGGCGCTGCCCGACCCGCGCAGCCGCTGGAAGGCGCTCGCGAACTTCGTGCTGATGAGCGCCGGTTCCATCGGGCTCGGCCTGGTCATCGTCAACGTCCACCCGGGGCGGGTCGTCGGCAACCCGAGCCTGTACGAGCAGATCACGCACGTCGTGTACGGGCTCTTCGGCTTCGAGGGGCCCGTCGACTACGCCGGCCAGGTCTCCTGGACCGTCGGGTACTCCCTGGGCGCGCTCGGCATGCTGACCGCCCTCACCACCATGTACCTGGCCTTCCGCCCCGAGCACCCGGCCGCGCGGCTCACCGCCGACGACGAGGGCAAGCTGCGCGAGCTCCTCGCCAAGCACGGCGGCCGCGACTCGCTCGGCCACTTCGCGCTCCGCCGCGACAAGGCCGTCGTCTTCTCCCCCAGCGGCAAGGCCGCCGTCACCTACCGCGTCGTGTCCGGCGTGATGCTCGCCTCCGGCGACCCCATCGGCGACGTCGAGGCCTGGCCCGGCGCCATCGAGCGGTTCATGGAGGAGGCCAAGGCCCACTCCTGGACCCCGGCCGTCGTGGGCTGCAGCGAGACCGGCGGCGAGGTGTGGACCCGCGAGACGGGTCTGGACGCCCTGGAGCTGGGTGACGAGGCGATTGTCGATGTCAAAGACTTCTCCCTCTCCGGCCGACCCATGCGCAATGTCCGCCAGATGGTGAAGCGCATCGAGCGCAACGGCTACACCACCAAGGTCCGCCGGGTCAGCGAGCTGACCGAGGAGGAGCTGGAGCAGGTCCGCGGGGCGGCCGAGGCCTGGCGCGGCACCGACACCGAGCGCGGCTTCTCCATGGCCCTGGGCCGCGTCGGCGACGAGGGCGACGGCGACTGCTTCATCGCCACCGCGCACCGCGTCGAGGAGGGCGACACCAGCCCGTTCGGCGACCTCAAGGCCATCCAGCACTTCGTGCCGTGGGGCAAGGACGGCATGTCGCTGGAGATGATGCGCCGCGACCGCGCCGCCGACCCCGGCATGAACGAGCTGCTGATCGTCGCCTCCCTGCAGCAGGCGCCCGACCTGGGCATCGAGAAGGTCTCCCTGAACTTCGCGATGTTCCGCGCCGCCCTCGCCCGCGGCGAGAAGATCGGCGCCGGCCCGGTGCTGCGGATGTGGCGCGGCCTGCTGGTCTTCCTGTCCCGCTGGTTCCAGATCGAGTCGCTGTACAAGTTCAACGAGAAGTTCCGCCCCCGCTGGGAGCCGCGCTTCATGGTCTACCGCACCACCCGCGACCTTCCCCGCATCGGCTTCGCCGTGATGCAGGCCGAGGGCTTCGTGACGCTGGCCCTGCCGCGGCTGTTCGCCAGCCGGCGCGGCCCCAAGCCGGTCCGCACCTGCGCCCACAACCACGCCCCCGCCAAGGTCCCCGCCCAGGCGGAGCGCGAGGTCCAGGCCGCGTAG